A single genomic interval of Asinibacterium sp. OR53 harbors:
- a CDS encoding gamma carbonic anhydrase family protein, which produces MATILPVLGKHPQFGENCFVAPNATIVGDVVMGDECSIWFNAVIRGDVHYIKMGNKVNVQDGAIIHCTYQKNPTVIGNNVSIGHNALVHGCTVHDNVLIGMGAIVMDRCEVHSNAIIAAGAVVLEGTVVEAGAIYAGVPAKKVKDVSQDLIHGEIDRISNNYVKYASWFSKYNDRQ; this is translated from the coding sequence ATGGCAACCATACTACCTGTTCTCGGCAAACATCCCCAATTCGGCGAAAATTGTTTTGTAGCACCCAATGCCACCATTGTGGGCGATGTGGTGATGGGCGATGAGTGCAGTATATGGTTCAATGCCGTTATCAGGGGCGATGTGCACTATATTAAAATGGGGAATAAAGTCAACGTGCAGGATGGAGCGATCATTCATTGTACTTACCAGAAAAACCCCACCGTTATCGGCAACAATGTTTCTATCGGCCATAATGCGCTGGTGCATGGTTGTACGGTGCACGACAATGTACTCATTGGCATGGGTGCTATTGTAATGGATCGATGCGAAGTGCATAGTAATGCCATCATTGCGGCAGGTGCGGTAGTATTGGAAGGAACGGTAGTAGAAGCAGGCGCTATTTATGCAGGTGTACCTGCCAAAAAAGTAAAAGATGTTTCACAGGATCTCATTCATGGCGAGATAGACCGCATATCGAATAACTATGTGAAGTATGCCTCCTGGTTCAGCAAATACAATGACCGTCAGTAG
- a CDS encoding aspartate aminotransferase family protein, which yields MMSVTPNRQLFLRHIAQTSPAPIGIEMKKATGIHLWDVEGKEYVDLISGFSVCNIGHSHPTVVKAVQEQAAEYMHLIVYGEFIEAPQVGYAKMLTDHLPASLNCVYFTNSGAEATEGAMKLAKRVTGRTRIIAANKAYHGSTQGALSMMGDEYWRNAFRPLLPDIDHIDYNSQALIDAIDRNTACVFLETIQAESGIVKPDIAWIQAVRKKCTEQGALLVLDEIQAGFGRTGSLWAFEQLDLLPDILLLGKALGGGMPLGAFIADQSLMQQLTHDPVLGHITTFGGHPVSCAAGKAAMEVLLAGKYIEQVKQKEAILKSTLQHPTIIDARTAGLWMSLQFKTAELNQAIVHACVKNGLITDWFVFAPDRLRIAPPLIITEEELKEVCDRIVYSIHSVVK from the coding sequence ATGATGAGTGTTACACCGAACAGACAGTTATTTCTCCGGCACATTGCACAAACTTCTCCTGCGCCGATTGGCATTGAGATGAAAAAAGCGACGGGTATTCATTTGTGGGATGTGGAAGGAAAAGAATATGTTGACCTGATCTCCGGGTTCAGCGTGTGTAATATCGGGCACAGTCATCCGACCGTAGTGAAAGCCGTGCAGGAACAAGCTGCGGAATACATGCACCTCATTGTATATGGCGAATTCATAGAAGCGCCGCAGGTGGGATATGCCAAAATGCTTACGGATCATTTGCCGGCTTCTCTCAACTGTGTGTACTTTACCAACAGCGGCGCTGAAGCCACAGAGGGCGCCATGAAACTGGCCAAGCGGGTTACGGGCCGAACGCGGATCATTGCTGCCAACAAAGCTTATCATGGCAGCACACAAGGCGCTTTGAGTATGATGGGAGATGAATATTGGCGCAATGCGTTCAGACCTTTGCTCCCGGATATTGATCATATAGATTATAACAGCCAGGCGCTGATCGATGCGATCGATCGCAATACGGCATGTGTATTCCTGGAAACAATACAGGCAGAGAGTGGTATTGTAAAACCGGATATAGCCTGGATACAAGCCGTCAGGAAGAAATGCACCGAACAGGGAGCGCTCCTGGTATTGGATGAAATACAGGCAGGCTTTGGCAGAACAGGCAGCTTATGGGCTTTTGAACAGTTGGATCTGTTACCCGATATCTTACTATTAGGAAAAGCGTTGGGAGGCGGGATGCCGCTGGGAGCTTTCATTGCGGATCAATCCCTGATGCAGCAACTGACGCACGACCCGGTACTGGGCCATATCACCACATTCGGAGGTCATCCTGTTTCCTGTGCAGCCGGAAAGGCAGCTATGGAAGTATTGTTGGCGGGAAAGTATATTGAACAGGTTAAGCAAAAAGAGGCAATACTCAAAAGCACGTTACAACATCCCACCATCATCGACGCACGCACTGCAGGATTGTGGATGTCGCTTCAATTTAAAACAGCAGAACTGAACCAGGCCATCGTACATGCCTGCGTAAAGAACGGACTGATCACCGACTGGTTTGTATTCGCGCCCGACAGGCTGCGCATCGCACCACCACTCATCATTACAGAAGAAGAACTGAAAGAAGTATGCGACAGGATCGTATACAGCATCCACTCAGTAGTGAAATGA
- a CDS encoding PorP/SprF family type IX secretion system membrane protein encodes MIKSLSKIICFLSALLLLQRASAQDPHFSQFFSSPLTLNPAFTGKFAGTLRVAGNYRNQWPTINNAYTTAALSVDFPILQNSIANNDTWGLGLSGYNDNSANGAVKFNYASFSTAYHKGLDEDGFHQLGAGFQVTYANMLINTNSLKFEDQLTNAGFTGVTSEVFNNGTLKSSYLDVNAGILYNGSTNERNNFYFGVSMYHLNRPREDFTGANYVLYPRTTIHAGGFFPVSATTTLHLSALQMFQAGASETMLGGALQFNANPDDPSPTSLYVGSWMRFNDAIIPYLGLEFSQFRLGLTYDYNVSSLKTASQNRGGIELSLIYILKPSTDKPINCPKF; translated from the coding sequence GTGATCAAATCTTTATCCAAAATAATCTGCTTTCTTTCTGCGTTGCTGCTATTGCAAAGGGCATCGGCGCAGGATCCGCATTTTTCGCAATTCTTTTCTTCACCGCTCACACTGAATCCCGCTTTCACAGGAAAATTCGCAGGTACCTTACGGGTAGCCGGTAATTACCGCAACCAATGGCCCACCATCAACAACGCTTATACAACCGCCGCTTTATCGGTAGACTTTCCCATTTTGCAAAACAGCATTGCCAATAATGATACCTGGGGCCTGGGGCTTTCCGGATACAACGACAACAGCGCCAACGGCGCAGTGAAATTCAACTATGCTTCTTTTTCTACGGCCTATCATAAAGGATTGGATGAAGATGGTTTTCATCAACTGGGGGCAGGGTTCCAGGTAACTTATGCCAACATGCTCATCAACACCAACAGCCTCAAATTCGAAGACCAGTTAACGAATGCTGGTTTTACCGGTGTTACTTCCGAAGTATTCAATAATGGTACGTTGAAGTCGAGCTATCTCGATGTCAATGCAGGTATATTGTACAATGGCAGTACCAACGAAAGGAATAATTTTTATTTCGGCGTCAGCATGTACCACCTCAACAGGCCCAGGGAAGATTTTACCGGCGCCAATTATGTGCTCTATCCCCGCACTACCATTCATGCGGGCGGTTTCTTCCCTGTAAGTGCTACCACTACCCTGCACCTGAGCGCGCTGCAAATGTTCCAGGCCGGCGCTTCCGAAACCATGTTAGGTGGTGCACTCCAGTTCAATGCCAATCCGGATGATCCCAGTCCCACCAGCCTTTACGTAGGCAGTTGGATGCGGTTCAACGACGCCATCATTCCATACCTTGGTTTGGAATTCAGTCAATTCAGGTTGGGACTCACATACGATTACAACGTTTCTTCTCTCAAAACAGCCTCTCAAAACAGGGGAGGTATCGAATTATCGCTTATCTATATTCTCAAGCCTTCAACCGATAAACCCATTAATTGTCCGAAGTTTTAA
- the ubiE gene encoding bifunctional demethylmenaquinone methyltransferase/2-methoxy-6-polyprenyl-1,4-benzoquinol methylase UbiE: MAKFAHDEIVPYQESGMEKKEQVAEMFNKIAFRYDFLNRFLSAGIDVRWRKKAIRQLASLHPQQILDVATGTGDVAIMTYQLLHPKKITGIDISEGMLELGRKKLQKLHLTDHIELCSGDSEVIPFEDDSFDAITVAFGVRNFQHLEKGLREMYRVLRPGGKLVVLEFSKPAGLFRGLFNLYMNVITPAFGKLFAKNKDAYTYLNHSVQAFPEGQTFLNIMHEARFTQTYLKKLTLGVCTIYCGSK; the protein is encoded by the coding sequence ATGGCAAAATTTGCGCACGATGAAATAGTGCCTTACCAGGAAAGCGGGATGGAGAAGAAAGAGCAGGTAGCGGAGATGTTCAACAAGATCGCTTTCCGGTATGATTTTCTCAATCGTTTTCTCAGCGCAGGTATCGATGTACGATGGAGAAAAAAAGCCATCCGGCAGTTGGCATCACTGCATCCGCAGCAGATACTGGATGTGGCCACCGGCACCGGTGATGTAGCCATCATGACTTACCAACTGCTGCATCCGAAAAAGATCACCGGTATCGATATTTCGGAAGGAATGCTGGAACTGGGTCGAAAGAAGCTGCAAAAGCTGCATTTAACAGATCATATTGAATTATGCAGCGGCGATAGCGAGGTTATTCCGTTTGAAGACGATAGCTTTGACGCCATCACCGTGGCTTTTGGCGTGCGTAATTTTCAGCACCTGGAAAAAGGATTGCGTGAAATGTATCGCGTATTGCGGCCGGGTGGTAAATTAGTAGTGCTGGAATTTTCGAAACCGGCGGGACTGTTCAGGGGGTTGTTCAACCTTTATATGAATGTGATCACTCCGGCATTTGGTAAATTATTCGCAAAAAACAAAGACGCTTATACTTACCTGAACCACAGTGTACAGGCATTCCCCGAGGGGCAAACCTTTTTAAACATAATGCATGAAGCAAGATTTACTCAAACTTATTTGAAAAAGCTTACTTTAGGCGTATGCACCATCTATTGCGGAAGCAAATAG
- a CDS encoding SAM-dependent methyltransferase, whose product MHTGKVFLIPTVLYEDAVETLPAYLLDAVKQCQVFFVENEKTARRFLKKIWREMVIDDYQWFAIHKAEEEVKRQFLHLLQAGKNIGIISEAGCPGIADPGQLLVEAAQQANSIIKPLVGPSSILLALMASGMNGQCFQFHGYLPIDTAERKKKIRELEADSHRRNCTQLFIETPYRNNAMIKDLLQSCHDETRICIAVDITAPSESIRTQTVKKWKQEQPDIHKRLALFLLHAF is encoded by the coding sequence ATGCATACAGGTAAAGTCTTTCTTATTCCCACCGTACTATACGAAGATGCTGTTGAGACCCTTCCCGCCTACCTGTTGGATGCGGTAAAACAGTGCCAGGTATTTTTTGTGGAGAATGAAAAAACAGCGCGCCGCTTCCTGAAAAAAATATGGCGCGAGATGGTGATCGACGATTACCAGTGGTTTGCCATTCACAAAGCGGAAGAAGAAGTGAAACGCCAGTTCCTGCACCTGTTGCAGGCAGGAAAAAACATCGGTATCATCAGCGAAGCAGGATGCCCCGGTATTGCCGATCCCGGGCAGTTGCTGGTGGAAGCCGCCCAGCAGGCCAACAGCATTATAAAGCCGCTGGTGGGACCCAGTTCTATTTTGCTGGCGCTGATGGCCAGCGGCATGAATGGACAATGCTTTCAGTTCCATGGATACCTGCCCATCGATACCGCCGAAAGAAAGAAAAAGATCCGCGAACTCGAAGCAGACTCCCATCGCCGGAACTGTACCCAACTGTTCATTGAAACGCCTTATCGCAACAATGCCATGATCAAGGACCTGTTACAGAGTTGCCACGATGAAACCAGGATCTGCATTGCAGTAGATATCACCGCACCTTCGGAGAGTATCCGTACCCAGACCGTTAAAAAATGGAAACAGGAACAGCCAGACATCCACAAACGTCTTGCCCTATTCCTGTTGCATGCTTTCTGA
- the bshA gene encoding N-acetyl-alpha-D-glucosaminyl L-malate synthase BshA produces MRIGIVCYPTFGGSGVLATELGKALADEGHQVHFITYQQPVRLNVFNANIFYHEVRVPTYPLFNYPPYEVALASTMVDVILNHDLDLLHVHYAIPHASAAYMAKQIVRQKGHRNVPVITTLHGTDITLVGKDKTYEPVVTFSINESDAITAVSHNLRDETYSFFNIQKEIEVIHNFVDVKRFNKKPIDAFRAVIAPNGEKILVHASNFRRVKRVDDVVKIFAAVRKEMPAKLLMVGDGPERPMAEKLTRELGIEEDVRFLGKQEQMEDILAVSDVFILPSEYESFGLAALEAMAAHVVVISTNAGGLTEINTQGETGFMANVGDVESMSRFAIDLLRDDAKLNAMKDAAYKQARRFDIKNIIPRYEKLYSRFCRMGNC; encoded by the coding sequence ATGCGCATAGGCATCGTTTGCTATCCTACTTTTGGCGGAAGTGGTGTGTTGGCCACCGAGTTGGGAAAAGCCCTGGCCGATGAAGGTCACCAGGTGCATTTCATCACTTACCAGCAACCCGTTCGCCTGAACGTATTCAATGCCAATATTTTTTATCATGAAGTAAGAGTACCTACTTACCCGCTGTTCAACTACCCGCCTTATGAAGTGGCATTGGCCAGCACCATGGTAGACGTGATACTGAATCACGACCTGGATCTCTTGCATGTGCACTATGCTATCCCGCACGCTTCGGCTGCCTATATGGCCAAGCAGATCGTGCGACAAAAAGGACATCGCAATGTGCCGGTGATCACCACATTGCATGGCACTGATATTACGTTGGTGGGGAAGGACAAGACCTATGAGCCGGTGGTTACTTTTTCGATTAATGAAAGTGATGCCATCACGGCCGTATCACATAACCTGCGGGATGAAACGTATAGCTTCTTCAACATCCAGAAAGAAATAGAAGTGATCCACAATTTTGTGGATGTGAAACGTTTCAATAAAAAGCCCATCGATGCATTCCGGGCAGTGATAGCGCCCAATGGAGAAAAAATATTGGTGCATGCTTCCAACTTCAGGAGAGTAAAACGTGTAGATGATGTGGTGAAAATATTTGCTGCGGTGCGCAAAGAAATGCCTGCTAAATTATTGATGGTGGGCGATGGGCCTGAGCGGCCGATGGCCGAAAAACTCACCCGTGAGTTGGGCATCGAAGAAGATGTTCGCTTTTTGGGCAAGCAAGAGCAGATGGAGGATATATTGGCGGTAAGCGATGTGTTCATACTCCCCTCAGAATACGAAAGCTTCGGTCTCGCTGCTCTGGAAGCCATGGCGGCCCATGTAGTGGTCATCAGTACCAATGCCGGTGGTCTTACCGAGATCAACACGCAGGGCGAAACAGGGTTTATGGCGAATGTGGGCGATGTGGAAAGTATGAGCCGCTTTGCCATTGACCTCTTGCGCGACGATGCAAAATTGAATGCCATGAAAGATGCGGCTTACAAGCAAGCCCGCCGTTTCGATATCAAGAACATCATTCCGCGTTACGAAAAACTCTACAGCAGGTTCTGCCGCATGGGCAATTGCTGA
- a CDS encoding EI24 domain-containing protein, producing MLKEMIIAIQAYAQAHEFIKKHKLWKWILIPGILYTLLFLLGMYFFSHTSGNFIEWMALKTGLKNWLDRLNNGFLGFLFAMGTFLLWLLLLLLYFSLFKYFFLIVGSPLFAYLSEKTEAIIEGKDFPFSLMQMAKDIARGIRIAARNSLWQTVYMLSILFLSLLPLIGWLTPILAVLIECYYYGFSMLDYSMERHKKTATESIYYIGRHRGLAIGNGIVFYMMHLLPFVGWVLAPAYAVVAATLSIYPLKEQANAYR from the coding sequence TTGCTTAAAGAAATGATCATTGCCATACAGGCTTATGCACAGGCACACGAGTTCATCAAAAAACACAAGCTGTGGAAGTGGATACTGATCCCAGGTATTCTTTATACTTTATTGTTCCTCCTGGGTATGTATTTTTTCAGTCATACTTCCGGCAATTTCATTGAATGGATGGCTTTGAAAACCGGTTTGAAGAACTGGCTTGACAGGCTCAACAACGGATTCCTGGGCTTTCTTTTTGCGATGGGCACGTTCCTGCTCTGGCTTTTGCTGCTGCTGCTTTATTTTTCCCTTTTCAAATATTTTTTCCTCATCGTGGGTTCACCCCTTTTCGCTTATCTCAGCGAAAAGACCGAAGCCATCATAGAGGGAAAAGATTTTCCTTTCAGCCTAATGCAGATGGCAAAAGACATTGCACGGGGTATACGCATTGCCGCACGGAACAGTCTCTGGCAAACGGTATACATGCTGTCGATCCTTTTCCTCAGCCTGCTTCCTTTGATCGGATGGCTTACACCCATACTGGCGGTGCTCATTGAATGTTACTATTACGGTTTTTCCATGCTCGACTACAGCATGGAGCGGCACAAAAAAACAGCTACCGAAAGCATTTATTATATCGGCCGCCACAGAGGCCTCGCTATTGGTAACGGCATTGTATTTTATATGATGCACTTGCTGCCCTTTGTTGGATGGGTGCTGGCGCCCGCTTATGCCGTAGTGGCAGCTACCCTCAGCATTTACCCCTTAAAGGAACAAGCGAATGCATACAGGTAA
- a CDS encoding M20/M25/M40 family metallo-hydrolase, whose protein sequence is MKKILSLLCLCPVLTMAQTNEDAVMIKRISDEILTNGKAYDMLHQLTKQIGGRLAGSPQFAKAVQWGKTTMEQNGGDKVYLQECMVPHWVRGGKDKVSIVSIDQKTANRKLDATALGNSLGSGKALTADLVLVADFAELERRKDEVKGKIVYYNYAFNPTNVQTFVSYGDAGIYRYAGASRAAKYGAAGVMIRSLTSSTANDPHTGAMKYNDSFPQIPAIAIGPRDADYLWDLGKKSNVKVSMTTSGHFLPDTIGHNVIAEWKGSEFPDQYITIGGHLDSWDVNEGAHDDGAGVVHTIEVMRALKALGYHPKHSIRFVLFANEENGLRGGIKYAAAAKDKGEKHVFALESDAGGFTPRGFSIAGSKEQLAKLQSWIPLLAPYGTSFIVGEGGGADIGPLNKNFGTAYGELLPDSQRYFDYHHARSDVFENVNKRELLLGAVNMTALIYLVDKYGL, encoded by the coding sequence ATGAAGAAAATACTATCTCTCCTCTGCCTTTGTCCCGTATTGACCATGGCGCAGACCAATGAAGATGCAGTGATGATCAAACGCATCTCCGATGAAATATTAACCAATGGTAAAGCGTATGATATGCTGCACCAGTTAACCAAACAGATTGGCGGCCGGCTGGCCGGCTCACCACAGTTTGCCAAAGCGGTTCAATGGGGCAAAACCACCATGGAACAAAATGGCGGCGATAAAGTGTACCTGCAGGAATGCATGGTGCCGCATTGGGTGAGGGGGGGAAAAGACAAGGTATCCATTGTATCGATTGATCAAAAAACGGCCAACCGCAAATTGGATGCAACGGCACTGGGCAACTCATTAGGCAGTGGGAAAGCCCTTACAGCCGATCTGGTATTGGTAGCGGATTTTGCCGAGTTGGAACGAAGAAAGGATGAAGTGAAAGGAAAGATCGTCTATTATAATTATGCGTTTAACCCTACCAATGTGCAGACTTTTGTTTCCTATGGTGATGCTGGTATTTACCGTTACGCAGGTGCGAGCCGTGCCGCCAAATATGGTGCAGCAGGTGTAATGATACGCTCCCTGACTTCTTCAACTGCCAATGACCCGCATACGGGTGCAATGAAGTACAACGATTCTTTTCCCCAAATACCTGCCATCGCAATAGGACCCAGGGATGCTGACTACCTGTGGGATTTAGGCAAAAAATCGAATGTAAAAGTGAGCATGACTACCAGCGGACATTTTCTGCCAGACACCATTGGTCATAATGTGATCGCAGAATGGAAGGGTTCGGAATTTCCCGATCAATACATTACTATTGGCGGGCACCTCGATAGCTGGGATGTGAACGAAGGTGCACACGACGATGGGGCCGGAGTGGTGCATACCATAGAAGTTATGCGTGCACTGAAAGCATTGGGCTACCACCCCAAACACAGCATTCGTTTTGTGTTGTTTGCCAATGAAGAAAATGGTTTGCGCGGCGGTATTAAATATGCAGCAGCAGCCAAAGACAAAGGAGAAAAACATGTGTTTGCACTGGAGAGCGATGCCGGTGGATTCACACCCCGCGGATTCAGTATTGCCGGCAGTAAAGAGCAACTGGCTAAACTGCAAAGCTGGATTCCTTTGCTGGCTCCTTATGGAACAAGCTTTATCGTGGGTGAAGGTGGTGGCGCCGATATCGGTCCGCTCAACAAAAACTTTGGCACAGCCTATGGTGAGCTGTTGCCCGACTCACAACGTTATTTCGATTACCACCATGCACGCAGCGATGTATTTGAAAATGTGAACAAAAGAGAACTGTTGCTGGGTGCAGTAAATATGACTGCATTGATTTATCTTGTAGACAAATACGGACTCTGA
- a CDS encoding porin family protein has translation MHHLLRKQIVLLILLSVGVLHAQAQREIYRINHDNLPYYFGLTLGYNSSYLQVSKSPKFLQSDSIRSVIPGSSGGIAMGLLATLRLADHFEARANPQLVIGGSKFLSYTLGITKPGEAAFQKQILPATLVSFPFHIKFNSDRIGNFKTYLLGGFKFDMDLSSNSAVRNADDIIKLKKYDFGLEAGMGFNFYLPFVTVSPEIKISYGLSNIHQLDPALKYSNVLDKIQSRMIVFSIHLED, from the coding sequence ATGCACCATCTATTGCGGAAGCAAATAGTTCTGCTGATCCTTTTATCCGTTGGTGTCCTGCACGCGCAGGCGCAAAGAGAAATCTATCGTATCAACCACGATAATCTTCCCTATTATTTCGGCCTTACACTGGGCTACAACAGTTCATACCTGCAGGTGAGTAAATCACCCAAATTCCTGCAAAGCGATAGTATACGCAGTGTAATTCCCGGATCCAGCGGAGGCATTGCCATGGGCCTGCTGGCCACTCTCAGACTGGCCGATCATTTCGAAGCGAGGGCCAACCCGCAGTTGGTCATCGGTGGTTCCAAATTCCTGTCTTATACACTGGGCATTACCAAACCGGGAGAAGCCGCTTTTCAGAAACAGATACTTCCGGCTACCCTGGTGAGTTTTCCCTTTCATATCAAGTTCAATTCCGACAGGATCGGGAACTTCAAGACCTACCTGCTGGGCGGGTTTAAATTCGATATGGACCTCTCGAGCAATTCGGCCGTACGGAATGCCGATGACATCATCAAATTGAAAAAATACGATTTCGGATTGGAAGCGGGTATGGGCTTCAATTTCTACCTGCCTTTTGTAACCGTTTCGCCCGAGATCAAGATCAGCTATGGCTTGTCGAATATCCACCAGCTCGATCCTGCCCTCAAATATTCCAATGTGCTCGACAAAATACAGTCGCGCATGATCGTCTTCTCCATCCACCTGGAAGACTAA
- the rsgA gene encoding ribosome small subunit-dependent GTPase A, which yields MKARVYKSTGSWYTVKGEDGNFYNARIKGIFKIDAISSTNPIAVGDEVDIDIEAVQEESAVITAIADRRNYVARVSPHNKRQHHIVASNLDQSILFATLKEPRTSQGFMDRFLVSCEAYHIPAIIVFNKSDIYRKKELERFQEYKQMYEAIGYQVVLASVLKKEGIEEAKALLKDKTTLLSGHSGVGKSTFINAVFPQFNLRTQEVSSWSGKGMHTTTFAEMFDLDNGGHIIDTPGVREFGLVDITKQELSHYFPEMRALLPECQFNNCMHMEEPGCAVKQGVLSGAVSEDRYISYLNILDTMDDKNY from the coding sequence ATGAAAGCACGTGTTTACAAGTCTACGGGCAGTTGGTATACCGTAAAAGGTGAGGACGGAAACTTCTACAATGCCCGGATCAAGGGCATTTTTAAGATAGATGCCATCAGCTCCACCAACCCCATTGCGGTGGGCGATGAGGTAGACATAGACATTGAAGCGGTGCAGGAGGAGTCGGCTGTGATTACTGCTATTGCCGACAGGCGTAATTATGTAGCCAGGGTATCACCTCACAACAAACGGCAGCATCATATCGTTGCTTCCAATCTCGACCAAAGCATTTTGTTCGCTACATTGAAAGAGCCACGCACTTCGCAGGGTTTCATGGATCGTTTCCTGGTTTCCTGTGAAGCCTATCATATTCCGGCCATCATTGTATTCAACAAGTCAGATATCTACCGCAAAAAAGAGTTGGAACGGTTCCAGGAATACAAACAGATGTACGAGGCGATCGGTTACCAGGTAGTGTTGGCCAGTGTGTTGAAGAAAGAAGGGATTGAAGAAGCGAAAGCATTGCTGAAAGATAAAACCACCTTGTTGAGCGGCCACAGCGGTGTAGGTAAATCCACTTTCATTAATGCCGTATTCCCCCAGTTCAACCTGCGCACGCAGGAAGTGAGCAGTTGGAGTGGCAAAGGCATGCATACCACCACTTTTGCCGAGATGTTCGACCTCGATAACGGGGGACATATCATTGATACGCCGGGTGTGCGTGAATTCGGATTGGTAGACATTACCAAACAGGAGCTCTCGCATTATTTCCCCGAGATGCGGGCATTGCTGCCCGAGTGCCAGTTCAACAACTGCATGCATATGGAAGAACCAGGATGTGCCGTAAAACAAGGAGTTTTGAGCGGAGCCGTATCGGAAGATCGCTATATCAGTTACCTCAATATATTGGATACCATGGATGACAAAAACTACTGA
- a CDS encoding DNA-3-methyladenine glycosylase, giving the protein MKTKAITMGTVTKLPVDFYRQPNVLVIAKALIGKILITRIDGKLTTGRIVETEAYRGETDRASHAWNGRRTNRTEVMYAAGGLAYVYLCYGIHHLFNIVTNVQEVPHAVLIRAVEPIAGIETMLLRTGKQKADHSLTRGPGNVAKAFGLNTLHTGTSLLSKELHLASDNTTIKLSEIIATPRIGVDYAGEDALLPYRFILKDNPYVSKMPKKK; this is encoded by the coding sequence ATGAAAACTAAGGCTATAACGATGGGCACCGTTACAAAATTGCCCGTTGATTTTTACAGGCAACCCAATGTACTGGTTATTGCCAAAGCGCTGATCGGCAAAATATTGATCACCCGCATCGATGGGAAGTTGACAACAGGCAGGATCGTGGAAACGGAAGCATACAGGGGTGAGACCGATAGGGCTTCTCATGCTTGGAATGGCCGCAGGACCAACAGAACAGAAGTGATGTATGCGGCCGGGGGGCTGGCCTATGTATACCTCTGTTACGGTATACACCATCTTTTCAATATTGTAACGAACGTACAGGAAGTGCCGCATGCAGTGCTCATCCGTGCAGTAGAACCCATTGCGGGAATTGAGACCATGCTGCTGCGTACAGGTAAACAAAAAGCAGATCACTCATTGACAAGGGGCCCTGGCAATGTGGCCAAAGCATTCGGACTGAATACCCTTCATACAGGAACCAGTTTATTGAGCAAAGAACTGCACTTGGCATCGGACAATACCACGATCAAACTTTCTGAAATTATCGCCACGCCCAGGATCGGGGTTGATTATGCAGGAGAAGATGCATTATTGCCTTACCGCTTCATACTGAAGGATAATCCTTATGTGAGTAAGATGCCGAAAAAGAAATGA